The genomic stretch CGCTGTGCCAAAATCAAGACAGATCGCCTTCGCATGTCCTATATGCAGATGCCCGTTTGGCTCCGGGGGGAACCGCGTATGCACTGCTCCATCATGTTTCCCATTTCGTATATCTTCTTCCACGATTTCGTGGATAAAATGCGTATTCTCTTTTTTCTCCATTATATATTTCTCCTTTTTAAGCTAACTTTTATAAGCTACCTTGCGAATGGTCGAATGACCTCCGCAATGGTGGCGACAGATCAATTCTCCAAACAAAAAAGCTCAACCATTGCGAAGGTCAAGACCATTCGCAAGGTCTTCTCACTTCTCACTTCTCACTTTATTCAACCTTTCTATACACCGTTCTTTTCCCGCCAGCTTTATGATCTTATCCAGTTCAGGACCATGCACACTGCCAAACATCGCCAGTCTCAACGGAAAATAAAGTTTCTTACCTTTCACTCCATAATTCTCCGCGGTCTGCTTCAATAAATCATTCACGCTTTCTGCACTCCAGTCAGATTGCAAGCTGAGCTTCTCTGCCCAAAATCCACACATTTCCTGTGCTGTGGATTCCTGCAGAATTGCTCTATCCTCCTCGCTATATTCTATCTCTTCTTTAAACGTCTTGCATTCCAAAGGCATCTCTTTCAAGGTTGCCACCCTTGGTCTGCTGTAATCCACAAATTCTCTTAATTCTTCTTCATCTATCTCACCAAATACCTCTATGAAAAAAGGTCTGGCTGCTGTTACGATCTTATCCAGATCCATGGTTTTAAGGTAATGACCATTCATCCAGCGTAATTTCTCTATATCAAATACTGCCCCTGATTTCGTCACGCGCTTCAGTGAGAATTCCTTCTCGAGCTCTGCCAGAGTAAATAATTCCTGATCCCCCTTGGCATGCCAGCCCAGCAGGGCAATGAAGTTCAATAATGTTTCCGCCAGAAACCCCTTATTAAGATAATCTTCCACTGCCACATCTCCCTGTCGCTTGCTTAATTTAGATTTATCAGGATTCAGCAGTAATGGCAGATGCGCCATCTTAGGTGGTTTCCAGCCTAACTGCTCATAAAGGAATAAATGCTTAGGCACACTGGAAAGCCATTCTTCACCTCTGATCACGTGACTGATCTCCATCAGATGATCATCAACCACGTTTGCCAGATGATAGGTAGGAAAGCCGTCACTCTTGACCAGCACCTGGTCATCTACCATATTCCAGTCAAAAGTCACCTTCTCTCTCACAACATCATAAAAGAATACCTCACTCTCATCAGGAGTTTTCAATCTGATCACATGATCTTCTCCTGCGCTAGCTCTTGCGGCTGCTTCAGCGGGTGGTATATTACGGCAACGTCCATCATATCCCGTCACATAGCCGTCTTTCTGCTGCTCCTCACGCATCTTATCCAGATCTTCTGAACTGCAGAAACAGTAATATGCTGCTCCTTTTTCTACCAGTTCAAGCGCATATTTTCTATATAATTCTGTCCGTTGACTTTGGTAATAGGGTCCATAATTACCACCTGCTTCCGGTCCTTCATCTGCCTGTAAACCTACCAGTTTCATAGTCGCCAGCAGGTTTTCCACTGCCCCTTCCACATACCGGGTCTGGTCTGTGTCTTCTATCCGTAAAATGAATGTCCCGCCTACTTTACGGGCATAAAGGTAATTATATAAAGCCGTCCTTAAGCCACCCACATGCAGGTAACCTGTGGGGCTGGGTGCAAATCTTACTCTGATTTCATTAGCCATCGCATCTCTCCTGTACTATAAATATTTGAATTGTAAAATATTATTCCAACCACTCACATGTCAATCAAAACCTGAACCCATAATTAAGCTATCGAGTTAAGATGATGTACCCGTCAGATTGACTTGAGAGCGATTTATTACTCCAGATTTATTTTCTTTATCCCCTGCCCAGCAGCTTAAGTCAATCCGGAAATACCGTATTAACTCAATATTCTTCGCTAAGCTACGTCAAAATAGTGATCTTCTTCACCTCGCGCCTTGTGTCACTTTCAAAATAGACAAAGTATATCCCGCTGCCAAATTTATCAGCATCCCAGATAACAGCATGTTTCCCCGCTTCAAAATACCCATCTACCAGCGTTTCCACCTTCTGCCCTCGCAGATTATAGATGTTCACCAGCACATCACCGTTTTCCTCAATCTCATAACAGATATTCGTTACCGGATTAAATGGATTAGGATAATTACCATCGGGATCAGGTTCTGTTGCCTCCAGAGTAATGATCGCTCCCTCTGGAATATCGCCAATATTGGTAGTTAGAGTAACTTCCAACGTTGCCAGCATATCTTTTCCCAGCCAGTTACTGAAAGCTGATTCTGAAAGCACATTGTTCAAATATTCTGCCTTTATTGCATATCTATAAACGCCCATCTCCACTGTTGCCCAGCTTAGATCACTATAAACCGTGTCTGATATTCCCTCGGCAACCATGATCCAGTTTTCTTCATTTTCTTCATCTCCCAGCAGCAGACGATAGAGTTTGTAGTCTTCTACCAATCCCTGTCCGGGACTGTGCCAGATAATCTCAGCCAAAGTTTCATATTCGTTCTGAGCAGCTATTACGTCATAAGCAGGAAATACAATTTCATTTATTATTATATCACCAAGATCAGTATCATCTGCTCCGATCACTGCTTCGCCAATAAAAACCTGGTAGCCTTCTGCCTCAATGATCATCTCATAGGTGTTATCAGAATAAACCGTATCTATCATGAAATAACCATCTTCATCAGTTATTCCCGTATGTGTTCCCATTCCCGTTAAAGTTACCTCTGCATTGGCAATTCCAATATCAGGAAAATCAGAGCCTACAACTCGCCCAGTTACTTCTACCTCAGGAGATGGCTGAAGATAATACCCCCTATCAGTTTGGCTTATAGCAAATACCTGTGAACCCGACAATAAAATTATAAACAACAAATAAATTGAATTTCTTTTCATAATAACCACCTCTTAATTCTCTTAATTCTCTTAATCCTCTTCATCCTGTAAATCCCGTAAATCCAGATCCCGACGATTTTATCCCACTAATCCTGATCAGGGGTATATTCAAGACTAACTGCTCCAAAGTTTATGAGAAGTCCAGTCTCTAATTTGTAGGCTGTGAGATAATTCTTTGCCTGAGCCAGGTGTGCATCTTCCAATCGAATCAAAGCTTTTAATTCCACCATAATTCTACCATCAATAATGAAATCAGCCCGACGAGAAC from Candidatus Stygibacter australis encodes the following:
- the gltX gene encoding glutamate--tRNA ligase: MANEIRVRFAPSPTGYLHVGGLRTALYNYLYARKVGGTFILRIEDTDQTRYVEGAVENLLATMKLVGLQADEGPEAGGNYGPYYQSQRTELYRKYALELVEKGAAYYCFCSSEDLDKMREEQQKDGYVTGYDGRCRNIPPAEAAARASAGEDHVIRLKTPDESEVFFYDVVREKVTFDWNMVDDQVLVKSDGFPTYHLANVVDDHLMEISHVIRGEEWLSSVPKHLFLYEQLGWKPPKMAHLPLLLNPDKSKLSKRQGDVAVEDYLNKGFLAETLLNFIALLGWHAKGDQELFTLAELEKEFSLKRVTKSGAVFDIEKLRWMNGHYLKTMDLDKIVTAARPFFIEVFGEIDEEELREFVDYSRPRVATLKEMPLECKTFKEEIEYSEEDRAILQESTAQEMCGFWAEKLSLQSDWSAESVNDLLKQTAENYGVKGKKLYFPLRLAMFGSVHGPELDKIIKLAGKERCIERLNKVRSEK
- a CDS encoding GxxExxY protein, which encodes MQDIFYKGHNVGSRRADFIIDGRIMVELKALIRLEDAHLAQAKNYLTAYKLETGLLINFGAVSLEYTPDQD
- a CDS encoding T9SS type A sorting domain-containing protein — protein: MKRNSIYLLFIILLSGSQVFAISQTDRGYYLQPSPEVEVTGRVVGSDFPDIGIANAEVTLTGMGTHTGITDEDGYFMIDTVYSDNTYEMIIEAEGYQVFIGEAVIGADDTDLGDIIINEIVFPAYDVIAAQNEYETLAEIIWHSPGQGLVEDYKLYRLLLGDEENEENWIMVAEGISDTVYSDLSWATVEMGVYRYAIKAEYLNNVLSESAFSNWLGKDMLATLEVTLTTNIGDIPEGAIITLEATEPDPDGNYPNPFNPVTNICYEIEENGDVLVNIYNLRGQKVETLVDGYFEAGKHAVIWDADKFGSGIYFVYFESDTRREVKKITILT